One Streptomyces lincolnensis genomic region harbors:
- the pelF gene encoding GT4 family glycosyltransferase PelF — MRTGRHVTMLTEGTYPLVHGGVSTWCDQLVKGMPEVDFHVVSLSGSGREPVTWELPPNVYRHSSVPTWGPRPGRARPPFGRARRRFIDSYERFLLSFLDPEAHCDFGEALYELAELARDGRLSAALRTESALRSLMWIWTMPHLAVADARPTVHDALTATDLLEHALRPLGVRIPEDSVAHAVSSGLATLPALAAHKLDGVPFLLTEHGIYLRERYLGYRSGEQRWPVKAFMLGFYRELNSLGYRAADLITPCNQYNRRWEERGGADADKIRTVYNGVDPAAFPHAGPEPEVPTLTWCGRVDPIKDLETLLHAYAAVRAEIPETRLRLFGPVPPGGEAYRTRLEKLAAELGVTDGLTFEGRISEVWRAYAAGHVVMLSSISEGFPFSIIEAMSCGRTTVSTDVGGVREAVGDTGLVVPPREPEKMAAAALSLLRDDRRRLELGELSRQRVIDRFTLRRSVDAFRTIYQELAGSTEVYEPTLETVADWTLELRDPWYAAVATDGTDW; from the coding sequence ATGCGTACCGGCCGTCATGTCACCATGCTCACCGAAGGCACCTATCCGCTCGTCCACGGCGGGGTCAGCACCTGGTGCGACCAGCTCGTCAAGGGCATGCCCGAGGTCGACTTCCACGTCGTCTCGCTCAGCGGCAGCGGCCGCGAACCCGTGACCTGGGAGCTGCCGCCCAACGTCTACCGGCACAGCTCCGTGCCGACCTGGGGCCCACGGCCCGGACGCGCGAGGCCGCCGTTCGGCAGGGCCCGCCGCCGCTTCATCGACTCCTACGAGCGTTTCCTGCTCTCCTTCCTCGACCCCGAGGCCCACTGCGACTTCGGTGAGGCCCTCTACGAGCTGGCCGAACTCGCCCGCGACGGACGCCTGTCGGCGGCCCTGCGCACCGAGAGCGCCCTGCGGTCGCTGATGTGGATATGGACGATGCCGCATCTGGCCGTCGCGGACGCCCGGCCCACGGTGCACGACGCGCTCACCGCCACCGACCTGCTGGAACACGCCCTGCGGCCCCTGGGGGTGCGGATCCCCGAGGACTCCGTCGCGCACGCGGTCAGCAGCGGACTGGCGACCCTGCCCGCGCTCGCCGCCCACAAGCTCGACGGCGTGCCCTTCCTGCTCACCGAGCACGGCATCTACCTGCGCGAGCGCTACCTCGGCTACCGCAGCGGCGAACAGCGCTGGCCGGTCAAGGCGTTCATGCTCGGCTTCTACCGCGAGCTGAACTCCCTCGGCTACCGCGCCGCCGACCTGATCACCCCCTGCAACCAGTACAACCGCCGCTGGGAGGAGCGCGGCGGCGCCGACGCCGACAAGATCCGCACGGTGTACAACGGCGTCGACCCGGCCGCCTTCCCGCACGCCGGCCCCGAACCCGAGGTGCCCACGCTCACCTGGTGCGGCCGCGTCGACCCCATCAAGGACCTGGAGACCCTGCTGCACGCGTACGCCGCGGTCCGCGCCGAGATCCCCGAGACCCGGCTCCGGCTCTTCGGCCCGGTACCGCCCGGCGGCGAGGCCTACCGCACCCGCCTGGAGAAGCTCGCAGCCGAACTCGGCGTCACCGACGGCCTCACCTTCGAGGGCCGCATCAGCGAGGTCTGGCGCGCCTACGCGGCCGGCCACGTCGTCATGCTGTCCTCGATCTCCGAGGGCTTCCCGTTCTCCATCATCGAGGCCATGTCCTGCGGCCGTACGACGGTCTCCACCGACGTCGGCGGAGTCCGCGAGGCGGTCGGCGACACCGGTCTGGTGGTCCCGCCGCGCGAGCCGGAGAAGATGGCCGCCGCCGCGCTGAGCCTGCTGCGCGACGACCGACGGCGCCTGGAACTGGGCGAACTGTCCCGCCAGCGGGTCATCGACCGGTTCACCCTCCGCCGTTCCGTGGACGCCTTCCGGACGATCTACCAGGAACTCGCGGGCAGCACCGAGGTCTACGAGCCCACGCTGGAGACGGTCGCCGACTGGACCCTCGAACTGCGCGACCCCTGGTACGCGGCGGTCGCCACGGACGGGACCGACTGGTGA
- a CDS encoding leucyl aminopeptidase: MTALTLSTAAAPGLRADAIVIGVAKGAEGPVVAPGAEAVDKAYDGRLAGILETLGASGAEGEVTKLPAPAGFKAPLVVAVGLGAEPEKDSGFDAEALRRAAGAASRGLAGSQKAAFALPLTDAADAGAVAEGVLLGAYTFDVYKDNGKDAKARGKAKNGKAPLAEASLLGGKPRDRVYKAAIERATAVAEELNRARDLINMPPNDLDPEAFAALAQTAAKEHGIKVQVLDVKALEKGGYGGILGVGAGSAAGPRLVKLSYTSSKAKKHLAFVGKGITYDSGGISLKPAGHNETMKCDMSGAAAVFAAVVAAARLGLEVNVTGWLALAENMPSGSATRPGDVLRMYSGKTVEVLNTDAEGRLVLADALWAASEEKPDAIVDVATLTGAMMLALGNRTFGIMANDDAFRTAVHEAAAEVGEPAWPMPLPEHLRKGMDSPTADMANMGERMGGGLVAGLFLREFVGEGITWAHLDIAGPAFNEGGPFGYTPKGGTGTAVRTLVRVAELAAVGDLG, translated from the coding sequence GTGACTGCTCTCACTCTCAGCACCGCCGCGGCGCCCGGCCTCCGGGCCGACGCGATCGTGATCGGTGTTGCCAAGGGTGCCGAAGGCCCGGTCGTCGCACCGGGTGCCGAGGCCGTGGACAAGGCGTACGACGGCAGACTCGCCGGCATCCTGGAGACCCTCGGTGCCTCCGGGGCCGAGGGCGAGGTGACGAAGCTGCCCGCACCGGCCGGCTTCAAGGCCCCGCTCGTGGTGGCGGTGGGTCTGGGCGCCGAGCCCGAGAAGGACTCCGGCTTCGACGCCGAGGCACTGCGCAGGGCCGCCGGCGCGGCCTCCCGGGGCCTCGCGGGCTCCCAGAAGGCCGCGTTCGCGCTGCCGCTCACGGACGCCGCCGACGCGGGTGCCGTGGCCGAGGGCGTCCTGCTCGGCGCGTACACCTTCGACGTCTACAAGGACAACGGCAAGGACGCCAAGGCCCGGGGCAAGGCCAAGAACGGCAAGGCGCCGCTCGCCGAGGCCTCGCTGCTCGGCGGCAAGCCCCGCGACCGCGTGTACAAGGCGGCGATCGAGCGTGCCACCGCCGTGGCCGAGGAGCTCAACCGCGCGCGCGACCTGATCAACATGCCGCCGAACGACCTCGACCCGGAGGCCTTCGCCGCGCTCGCCCAGACCGCGGCCAAGGAACACGGCATCAAGGTCCAGGTGCTCGACGTGAAGGCCCTGGAGAAGGGCGGCTACGGCGGCATCCTCGGCGTCGGCGCCGGTTCGGCGGCGGGCCCGCGGCTGGTCAAGCTGTCGTACACCTCCTCCAAGGCGAAGAAGCACCTCGCCTTCGTGGGCAAGGGCATCACCTACGACTCGGGCGGCATCTCGCTGAAGCCGGCGGGCCACAACGAGACGATGAAGTGCGACATGAGCGGTGCGGCGGCGGTCTTCGCGGCCGTGGTCGCCGCCGCGCGCCTGGGGCTGGAGGTCAACGTCACCGGCTGGCTGGCGCTGGCCGAGAACATGCCCTCCGGTTCCGCGACCCGTCCCGGTGACGTGCTGCGCATGTACTCGGGCAAGACGGTCGAGGTCCTCAACACGGACGCGGAGGGCCGGCTGGTCCTCGCCGACGCGCTGTGGGCCGCATCCGAGGAGAAGCCGGACGCGATCGTGGACGTGGCGACGCTGACCGGGGCGATGATGCTGGCGCTGGGAAACCGGACGTTCGGAATCATGGCGAACGACGACGCCTTCCGTACGGCGGTGCACGAGGCCGCGGCGGAGGTCGGCGAGCCGGCCTGGCCGATGCCGTTGCCGGAGCATCTGCGCAAGGGGATGGACTCCCCCACCGCCGACATGGCGAACATGGGCGAGCGGATGGGCGGCGGGCTGGTCGCCGGGCTGTTCCTGCGGGAGTTCGTGGGTGAGGGGATCACCTGGGCGCACCTGGACATCGCGGGGCCGGCCTTCAACGAGGGCGGGCCGTTCGGGTACACGCCCAAGGGCGGGACGGGGACGGCGGTGCGGACGCTGGTGCGGGTTGCCGAGCTGGCGGCTGTGGGGGATCTGGGGTGA
- a CDS encoding spherulation-specific family 4 protein, protein MSTLLVPYYEHPSVRPAEWDAIVEAAPRLYGVVLNPASGPGDRPDPAFVKVAERLRGAGVRVLGYTDTAYGHRPRPEVVADLARHCDWYGADGAFLDQVAAGPEEFRHYQLLATAAWGVGCHTLVLNHGTTPHPCYARIADVLVTFEGTWTAYRELRPWRGPSGVRQCHLVHGVPHGADPAGLARARGASVYCAVPGSGDHPWGTLPHTLEPTR, encoded by the coding sequence ATGAGCACTCTGCTGGTCCCGTACTACGAGCATCCCTCCGTCCGCCCCGCCGAGTGGGACGCCATCGTCGAGGCCGCGCCCCGCCTCTACGGCGTCGTCCTCAACCCGGCGAGCGGCCCCGGCGACCGCCCCGACCCGGCTTTCGTGAAGGTGGCCGAGCGGCTGCGGGGCGCGGGCGTACGCGTGCTCGGGTACACCGACACCGCCTACGGCCACCGGCCCCGCCCGGAGGTCGTCGCCGACCTCGCCCGGCACTGCGACTGGTACGGCGCCGACGGCGCCTTCCTGGACCAGGTGGCCGCGGGCCCCGAGGAGTTCCGGCACTACCAACTGCTCGCCACGGCGGCCTGGGGCGTCGGCTGCCACACGCTCGTCCTCAACCACGGCACCACGCCCCACCCCTGCTACGCCCGCATCGCCGACGTCCTCGTGACCTTCGAGGGCACCTGGACGGCGTACCGCGAACTGCGGCCCTGGCGCGGGCCGTCCGGCGTACGGCAGTGCCACCTCGTCCACGGCGTTCCGCACGGCGCCGATCCGGCCGGCCTCGCCCGCGCACGCGGCGCCTCGGTGTACTGCGCGGTCCCCGGATCGGGAGATCATCCCTGGGGAACACTGCCCCACACCCTGGAGCCCACCCGGTGA
- the cobT gene encoding nicotinate-nucleotide--dimethylbenzimidazole phosphoribosyltransferase, whose amino-acid sequence MSSLNLDDFSDLIERPDGGVRRDAEARRERQIVPPGSLGRLDELGEWLAAAQSAVPVRPIERPRVVLFAGDHGIAELGVSAHPAGSAVELVREVLDGGRPVSVLARRLGVPVRVVDMALDCDPETLPEDVVRHRVRRGSGRIDVEDALTAEEAEAAFRAGMAVADEEADSGTDLVVLGDVSVGGTTVAGVLIAALCGTDASVVTGRGGQAIDDLAWMRKCAAIRDALRRARPVLGEQLQLLATVGGADLAAITGFLLQSAVRKLPVILDGVVVAACALVAQRIAFRAPDWWLAGQSSGEPGQGKALDRMALEPLLDHGVTVGEAAGALLALPLVQAAAALAAELPEKPEEPAAADEEPEKEEPEKEEQ is encoded by the coding sequence ATGAGCTCGCTTAATCTCGACGACTTCTCCGATCTGATCGAGCGCCCCGACGGGGGTGTGCGGCGCGACGCCGAGGCGCGCCGGGAGCGTCAGATCGTGCCGCCCGGGTCGCTGGGCCGCCTCGACGAACTGGGTGAGTGGCTGGCCGCGGCGCAGTCCGCGGTGCCGGTGCGGCCGATCGAGCGGCCGCGGGTGGTGCTCTTCGCCGGTGACCACGGCATCGCCGAACTGGGCGTCTCCGCGCACCCCGCGGGCAGCGCCGTGGAGTTGGTGCGCGAGGTCCTCGACGGCGGCCGGCCGGTGTCCGTGCTGGCCCGGCGGCTCGGGGTGCCGGTGCGGGTGGTCGACATGGCGCTGGACTGCGATCCGGAAACGCTGCCCGAGGATGTCGTACGGCATCGGGTGCGGCGCGGCAGCGGGCGGATCGACGTCGAGGACGCGCTGACCGCCGAGGAGGCGGAGGCCGCCTTCCGGGCCGGGATGGCGGTGGCCGACGAGGAGGCCGACTCCGGTACGGATCTGGTGGTGCTCGGCGATGTGAGCGTGGGCGGGACCACCGTGGCGGGCGTGCTCATCGCCGCGCTGTGCGGGACCGACGCGTCGGTGGTGACCGGGCGGGGCGGCCAGGCGATCGACGACCTGGCGTGGATGCGCAAGTGCGCGGCGATCCGCGACGCGCTGAGGCGGGCCCGGCCCGTGCTCGGGGAGCAGCTCCAGCTGCTGGCGACCGTGGGCGGCGCCGACCTCGCGGCGATCACGGGGTTCCTGTTGCAGAGCGCGGTGCGGAAGCTGCCGGTGATCCTGGACGGGGTCGTGGTGGCCGCCTGCGCACTGGTGGCGCAGCGGATCGCGTTCCGTGCGCCGGACTGGTGGCTGGCCGGGCAGAGCAGCGGGGAGCCGGGGCAGGGCAAGGCGCTGGACCGGATGGCCCTGGAGCCGCTGCTCGACCACGGGGTGACCGTCGGCGAGGCGGCGGGCGCGCTGCTGGCGCTGCCGCTCGTGCAGGCCGCGGCGGCACTGGCCGCCGAGCTGCCGGAGAAGCCGGAGGAGCCGGCGGCTGCCGACGAGGAGCCCGAGAAGGAAGAGCCGGAGAAGGAAGAGCAGTAA
- a CDS encoding adenosylcobinamide-GDP ribazoletransferase, whose amino-acid sequence MSMIPPLDGLRFAFGTLSVLPVKVSRWDREAARGGMLGAPLVGLVVGGVAGVAGLLLLVLGASALLAAVASVAVPAVLTRGLHLDGLADTADGLGSGKPAEDALRIMKQSDIGPFGVITLLFVLLAQVGALAQVYGESWARGVVAAVVSATTARLALTLAARAGVPAARPEGLGAAVAGVVPVRGAVLAAAAVTLGAVGAGALFGAYDALRAGLAVLAALAVAELLLRHCTRRFGGVTGDVFGGLAETAGTTALVVLTLAL is encoded by the coding sequence ATGTCCATGATCCCGCCGCTCGACGGTCTCCGTTTCGCCTTCGGCACGCTCAGTGTGCTTCCCGTGAAGGTGAGCCGCTGGGACCGGGAGGCCGCGCGGGGCGGGATGCTGGGGGCTCCGCTGGTCGGGCTGGTGGTGGGGGGTGTCGCCGGTGTCGCCGGGCTGCTGCTGCTCGTCCTCGGTGCGTCCGCTCTGCTCGCCGCGGTCGCCTCCGTGGCCGTGCCCGCCGTTCTCACCCGGGGGCTCCATCTCGACGGGCTCGCCGACACGGCGGACGGTCTGGGGAGCGGTAAGCCCGCCGAGGACGCGCTGCGGATCATGAAGCAGTCGGACATCGGGCCGTTCGGGGTGATCACCCTGCTCTTCGTGCTGCTCGCGCAGGTGGGGGCGCTCGCGCAGGTCTACGGCGAGTCGTGGGCGCGGGGGGTGGTGGCCGCGGTGGTCTCGGCGACCACCGCGCGTCTCGCGCTCACCCTCGCCGCCCGCGCCGGCGTGCCGGCCGCCCGGCCGGAGGGGCTGGGGGCGGCCGTCGCGGGTGTGGTGCCGGTACGGGGAGCGGTTCTCGCCGCCGCCGCGGTGACGCTGGGGGCGGTGGGGGCGGGGGCGCTCTTCGGGGCGTACGACGCCCTCCGCGCCGGTCTGGCGGTCCTGGCCGCTCTCGCTGTCGCCGAGCTGCTGCTGCGGCACTGCACCCGGCGGTTCGGCGGGGTGACCGGGGACGTGTTCGGGGGGCTGGCGGAGACGGCGGGGACGACGGCACTGGTGGTGCTGACGCTCGCCCTCTGA
- a CDS encoding class I SAM-dependent methyltransferase, producing the protein MSAPPVPTAPSARRLRSTARVMLAFPEPESWLDVGTGVAEFPDAAREFFPYTAFDGVDSHPGIEWAWRTERLEEAYLGHLADPRLTARLRARYDVVSMLHHLPHTPDPRAELRAALAVLRPGGHLLVEGTHPYGALTRDDLRSELESHGCTIVRTGRRAAHIPLDLSTALSRTLPRALPPWLSTPLLSATRALDHALALALTPTRFSKTYRLIARKNAPAPALPAELPAQARPTPPPPPRPPAPPTAPPPPQAPPAPTTPPSPPSPQGQAQPKAPAPAKKATSARKATSAKKAASPKRPASPKKATSAKKATSPKRPAPAKKTAPPKTPGPPKTPPMPQTPPLPPAPPTAQAPEDDSAP; encoded by the coding sequence GTGTCCGCACCGCCCGTACCCACCGCACCTTCCGCACGGCGCCTCCGTTCCACCGCCCGCGTGATGCTGGCGTTCCCCGAGCCGGAGAGCTGGCTGGACGTGGGCACAGGGGTCGCCGAATTCCCCGACGCGGCCCGGGAGTTCTTCCCCTACACGGCCTTCGACGGGGTGGACTCCCACCCCGGGATCGAGTGGGCCTGGCGGACCGAGCGCCTTGAGGAGGCCTACCTCGGCCACCTCGCGGACCCCCGGCTCACCGCACGCCTCCGGGCCCGCTACGACGTCGTCAGCATGCTCCACCATCTGCCGCACACCCCGGACCCCCGGGCGGAACTCCGCGCCGCCCTGGCCGTCCTCCGCCCCGGCGGCCACCTCCTCGTCGAGGGCACCCATCCGTACGGCGCGCTCACCCGCGACGACCTCCGCTCGGAGCTGGAGTCCCACGGCTGCACGATCGTCAGGACGGGCCGCCGTGCCGCGCACATCCCCCTCGACCTGTCCACCGCCCTGAGCCGGACCCTGCCCCGCGCCCTGCCCCCGTGGCTGTCCACCCCCCTGCTCTCCGCGACCCGGGCCCTGGACCACGCCCTCGCGCTGGCCCTCACCCCCACCCGCTTCTCCAAGACGTACCGCCTGATCGCCCGCAAGAACGCGCCCGCACCCGCCCTTCCCGCCGAACTCCCGGCCCAGGCACGCCCCACGCCACCGCCTCCGCCCCGGCCACCGGCCCCACCCACAGCGCCACCTCCACCACAGGCGCCACCCGCGCCCACGACGCCGCCCTCGCCGCCCTCGCCACAGGGCCAGGCTCAGCCCAAGGCGCCGGCCCCGGCCAAGAAGGCCACCTCGGCCAGGAAAGCCACCTCGGCCAAGAAGGCCGCCTCGCCCAAGCGACCCGCCTCGCCCAAGAAAGCAACCTCGGCCAAGAAAGCCACCTCGCCCAAGAGGCCCGCCCCGGCCAAGAAAACAGCCCCGCCCAAGACACCGGGCCCGCCCAAGACACCCCCCATGCCCCAGACACCGCCTCTCCCCCCAGCACCCCCCACCGCGCAAGCGCCCGAGGACGACTCAGCCCCGTAG
- a CDS encoding endo alpha-1,4 polygalactosaminidase: MRRPILPAALILLLAACTTTPDDGTDEPTGERWRPRPGVAWQWQLSGRLDTTVDVPVYDIDGFDQSERTVAALHRDGRKVICYLSTGAWEDWRPDAEEFPRSVLGRGNGWEGERWLDIRRTDVLEPLMAARLDMCRDKGFDAVEPDNMDGYQNRTGFPLKASDQLRYNRLIAKLAHDRGMSVGLKNDLDQIPRLVDDFDFAVNEQCAQYDECAAMSPFIKAGKAVFHVEYELPTSRFCTESRRLKLSSLLKKYELGVWRKAC, translated from the coding sequence GTGAGACGCCCGATCCTGCCGGCCGCCCTGATCCTGCTGCTGGCGGCCTGCACGACCACGCCCGACGACGGCACCGACGAGCCGACCGGCGAGCGCTGGCGGCCACGCCCCGGCGTGGCCTGGCAGTGGCAGCTGAGCGGCCGCCTCGACACCACCGTCGACGTACCGGTCTACGACATCGACGGCTTCGACCAGTCAGAGCGCACCGTCGCCGCCCTCCACCGCGACGGCCGCAAGGTCATCTGCTACCTCTCCACCGGCGCCTGGGAGGACTGGCGCCCCGACGCCGAGGAGTTCCCCCGGTCGGTCCTCGGCCGCGGCAACGGCTGGGAGGGCGAACGATGGCTCGACATCCGCCGCACGGACGTGCTGGAGCCGTTGATGGCGGCCCGCCTCGACATGTGCCGCGACAAGGGCTTCGACGCGGTCGAGCCCGACAACATGGACGGCTACCAGAACCGCACCGGTTTCCCCCTGAAGGCCTCCGACCAGCTCCGCTACAACCGTCTGATCGCGAAGCTGGCCCACGACCGGGGCATGTCCGTCGGCCTGAAGAACGACCTCGACCAGATCCCGCGGCTGGTGGACGACTTCGACTTCGCGGTGAACGAGCAGTGCGCGCAGTACGACGAATGCGCGGCCATGAGCCCGTTCATCAAGGCCGGCAAGGCCGTCTTCCACGTGGAGTACGAACTGCCGACGAGCCGCTTCTGCACCGAGTCGCGGCGGCTGAAGCTGAGTTCGCTGCTGAAGAAGTACGAGCTGGGGGTGTGGCGGAAGGCCTGCTGA